A genomic segment from Inquilinus sp. KBS0705 encodes:
- a CDS encoding fumarylacetoacetate hydrolase family protein — translation MKLIRYGAAGKEKTGVIINDVKYDTSAFGEDYNEAFFENDGLNRLQEFVDANKDSLTEISSSERLGSPVARPSKIVCIGLNYRDHAEETGAPMPPEPVIFMKSTTALVGPFDDIVIPRDSVKTDWEVELAIVIGKKASYIEEDEALDYIAGYCLHNDVSEREFQIERNGTWDKGKGCDTFAPMGPFVATKDEVADVHNLRLWLTVNGKTMQNGSTANLIFNIPFLVAYTSKFMTLLPGDIISTGTPAGVGLGMKPPVYLNPGDVIELGIDGLGQARQVLKAYAKN, via the coding sequence ATGAAACTAATTAGATACGGCGCTGCCGGTAAAGAGAAAACAGGTGTAATCATTAACGATGTAAAGTACGACACATCTGCTTTTGGAGAAGATTATAACGAAGCTTTTTTTGAGAACGACGGTTTAAACAGGTTGCAGGAATTTGTTGATGCAAATAAAGATTCTCTTACAGAGATATCTTCCTCAGAACGCTTAGGAAGCCCTGTAGCACGCCCATCAAAGATAGTTTGTATAGGCTTAAACTACCGCGACCATGCCGAAGAAACGGGTGCGCCAATGCCGCCGGAACCGGTTATCTTCATGAAATCGACCACTGCTTTAGTTGGCCCTTTTGATGATATTGTTATACCCCGCGATTCAGTAAAAACAGATTGGGAGGTAGAACTGGCTATTGTGATAGGTAAAAAGGCATCGTATATAGAGGAAGACGAAGCACTGGATTATATTGCCGGTTATTGCTTACACAATGATGTATCGGAGCGTGAGTTTCAGATAGAGCGTAACGGCACATGGGATAAAGGTAAAGGATGCGATACGTTTGCACCAATGGGCCCTTTTGTAGCAACAAAAGATGAGGTGGCCGATGTGCATAACCTGCGCCTTTGGTTAACCGTAAATGGAAAAACCATGCAAAATGGCAGTACAGCCAACTTGATATTTAACATACCGTTTTTGGTGGCTTACACCAGTAAGTTCATGACTCTATTGCCTGGTGATATTATATCAACCGGTACGCCGGCGGGTGTAGGCTTAGGTATGAAGCCACCTGTATATTTAAACCCCGGCGATGTGATAGAATTAGGTATTGATGGTTTAGGACAAGCCCGCCAGGTACTTAAAGCTTATGCTAAAAATTGA
- a CDS encoding aminopeptidase P family protein, which translates to MSIGNCVFIKYIYNTTKHLYNMKLIKISLVLALFASTASAQNMFKYFTADDFAARRAKVMEQIGDGVAILQGAELPEAYIKFRQDNNFYYLTGVEFPSAILIINGKTKTSTLLVPEGRFADIKDEALIKPGDDAAKMYKMTSVLPKTMLTTQLAGLVARGQTFYLVTSPDETSEMSRDRCVALRNTRLSDPWDGRISKEINFLNKVKERYPMVTVKDLTPMLDEMRWIKDEKEIAVIRECGKIGARGFDEAMRVTRPGIYEYQVAAACDFVYQNEGAMGPSYFPIAASAERGLSWHYNANNHTIKAGDVMMMDYAPEVNYYSTDITRTWPVEGKFTDIQLKYYNCIKEVSEQVIAAMKPGITIQEMSDIAKKVYVKHGFEKMYPGGIGHYVGMAVHDVGPRDKPFVPGVVFNVEPIIEDKEMKLHLRIEDTIIITANGAENLTSGTPTNVDAMIKLVKEKGIYEK; encoded by the coding sequence AACACTTATACAATATGAAGCTTATTAAGATCTCTTTAGTGTTGGCGCTGTTTGCAAGCACCGCCTCGGCACAAAACATGTTTAAGTATTTTACAGCTGATGATTTTGCCGCCCGCAGGGCAAAAGTTATGGAGCAAATTGGCGATGGTGTTGCCATTTTACAAGGCGCCGAATTACCTGAAGCCTATATTAAATTCAGGCAGGATAATAATTTTTACTACTTAACCGGTGTTGAGTTCCCCAGTGCTATATTGATAATAAACGGTAAGACAAAAACCTCTACCCTTTTAGTACCCGAAGGCCGCTTTGCTGATATTAAAGACGAAGCTCTGATAAAGCCCGGCGATGATGCTGCCAAAATGTATAAAATGACCAGCGTTCTACCAAAAACAATGCTGACCACCCAATTGGCAGGCTTAGTAGCCCGCGGCCAAACATTTTACTTGGTTACTTCGCCTGACGAAACATCAGAAATGAGCCGGGATAGATGCGTGGCGTTAAGAAACACCCGCCTAAGCGACCCATGGGACGGGAGAATATCAAAAGAAATAAACTTTTTAAATAAAGTAAAAGAACGCTACCCAATGGTAACGGTTAAAGACCTCACCCCTATGCTTGATGAAATGCGATGGATAAAGGATGAAAAAGAAATTGCCGTTATACGCGAATGTGGTAAAATAGGTGCCCGCGGCTTTGATGAGGCCATGCGGGTAACCCGCCCTGGCATTTATGAATACCAGGTTGCAGCAGCATGCGATTTTGTTTATCAAAACGAAGGAGCAATGGGCCCATCATATTTCCCGATAGCGGCATCGGCCGAGCGGGGATTAAGCTGGCATTACAATGCTAACAACCATACTATAAAAGCAGGCGATGTAATGATGATGGACTACGCCCCCGAAGTAAATTATTATTCTACCGATATTACCCGCACATGGCCGGTAGAGGGCAAGTTTACTGACATACAGTTAAAATACTATAACTGTATTAAAGAAGTATCTGAACAGGTTATAGCCGCTATGAAGCCGGGCATTACTATCCAGGAAATGTCTGATATTGCTAAAAAGGTATATGTAAAGCATGGCTTCGAAAAAATGTATCCCGGAGGTATTGGTCATTATGTAGGCATGGCAGTTCATGATGTTGGCCCGCGCGATAAGCCTTTTGTACCTGGTGTGGTGTTTAACGTAGAACCTATTATTGAAGATAAAGAGATGAAATTGCACTTGCGTATAGAGGACACCATTATTATTACTGCTAATGGCGCCGAAAACTTAACATCCGGCACTCCAACCAATGTAGATGCCATGATTAAACTGGTAAAAGAAAAAGGCATCTACGAAAAATAA
- a CDS encoding SDR family oxidoreductase, which translates to MFSLKNKHAVITGGGSGIGKAISVLFAQQGATVHIIELNATAAQDTANEIKSNGGEAFGHTADVSDQQKVLDVFKAVGKVDILVNNAGIAHVGNLENTAEADLDRIYKVNVKGAYNALYAALPLMKANGSGVILNMASIAALVGITDRFAYSMSKGAIMAMSMSVARDYLADNIRCNTISPARVHTPFVDGFIAKNYAGREEEIFEKLSKSQPIGRMGKPEEVAALALYLCSDEAGFVTGCDYPMDGGFIKLNN; encoded by the coding sequence ATGTTCAGTTTAAAAAATAAGCATGCGGTAATAACCGGCGGAGGTAGCGGTATAGGCAAAGCCATATCAGTACTGTTTGCTCAACAAGGGGCAACTGTTCATATCATAGAATTAAATGCCACTGCGGCTCAGGATACCGCTAACGAGATAAAAAGTAACGGCGGCGAAGCCTTTGGCCACACTGCCGATGTAAGCGACCAGCAGAAGGTGCTGGATGTATTTAAAGCTGTTGGTAAGGTTGATATACTGGTTAATAACGCGGGTATAGCACACGTAGGTAACCTTGAAAACACCGCTGAGGCCGATCTTGATAGAATCTACAAAGTAAATGTGAAAGGGGCTTACAACGCCTTATATGCAGCCCTCCCATTAATGAAGGCTAACGGAAGTGGGGTGATACTAAATATGGCATCCATAGCAGCCCTTGTGGGTATAACAGATAGGTTTGCATACTCGATGAGTAAAGGGGCAATAATGGCTATGAGCATGTCAGTTGCACGCGATTACCTGGCCGATAACATTCGCTGCAACACTATATCGCCGGCAAGGGTGCACACGCCGTTTGTTGACGGCTTTATTGCAAAGAACTATGCCGGTCGGGAAGAAGAAATATTCGAAAAGTTATCAAAAAGTCAGCCTATTGGCCGTATGGGTAAGCCCGAAGAAGTGGCCGCGCTGGCCCTTTACCTGTGCTCGGACGAAGCCGGCTTTGTTACCGGTTGTGATTACCCAATGGATGGCGGCTTCATAAAACTTAATAACTAA
- a CDS encoding OmpA family protein, producing MKLKYYLLPALLMLALHSCVVLSPKKYKALVAERDSLSTRTGTLEAQVAKLMSDTAQIRQELAQLKTNYNTLNNNLNASSSKVSQLSDDLQKREARLKEVEEILRKRDEATNALKEKLQKALLGFQQSGLSVDIKNGKVYVSLTDKLLFPSGSIVIDEKGKQALKQLAVVLNKEPDINIAVEGHTDNKKVINLGQIKDNWDLSVLRATSVTRYLTEIEMIDPKRLTATGKSEFQPIDTTGTPEALSKNRRIEIVLSPKLDELYNLISK from the coding sequence ATGAAATTAAAGTATTATTTACTTCCGGCACTGCTTATGTTGGCATTGCACTCCTGCGTGGTATTGTCACCAAAAAAGTATAAGGCTTTAGTAGCCGAACGCGACTCGCTATCAACCCGAACTGGCACACTTGAAGCCCAGGTAGCCAAGCTAATGTCAGATACCGCGCAAATACGCCAGGAATTGGCGCAGCTAAAAACTAACTACAATACTTTAAATAATAATTTAAACGCAAGTTCATCAAAGGTTAGTCAGTTATCTGATGATCTGCAAAAGCGCGAGGCTCGATTAAAAGAAGTAGAAGAAATTTTGCGAAAGCGTGATGAGGCAACCAACGCCCTTAAAGAGAAGTTGCAAAAAGCCTTATTAGGATTCCAGCAAAGCGGATTATCAGTTGACATTAAAAATGGTAAAGTATATGTATCACTAACCGATAAATTGCTGTTCCCGTCGGGTAGTATTGTGATAGATGAAAAGGGTAAACAGGCGCTTAAGCAACTGGCGGTAGTATTAAATAAAGAGCCGGATATTAATATTGCTGTTGAGGGCCATACTGATAATAAAAAGGTAATTAACTTGGGGCAAATAAAAGATAACTGGGATCTGAGCGTACTTAGGGCAACATCAGTAACCAGATATTTAACCGAGATAGAAATGATAGATCCCAAGCGGTTAACAGCAACAGGCAAAAGCGAGTTCCAGCCGATTGATACTACGGGGACGCCCGAAGCGCTTTCAAAAAACCGCAGAATAGAGATTGTGTTAAGCCCAAAACTTGACGAGTTGTATAACCTAATATCTAAATAA
- a CDS encoding caa(3)-type oxidase, translated as MSSEPTEVHHEDHGEGMSKKRIVKVALILSAITAVEFFIALILVPKNIIPIHYANPVYIVLTLLKAFYIVAFFMHLKFERIGLALAIIVPILFIIGLILVLSNESHYWVDLRV; from the coding sequence ATGTCATCAGAACCAACAGAAGTTCATCATGAAGATCATGGTGAAGGAATGAGCAAGAAAAGAATAGTTAAAGTTGCTTTAATACTATCGGCTATAACAGCGGTTGAGTTTTTTATAGCACTAATACTGGTTCCTAAAAATATTATACCTATACACTATGCTAACCCGGTTTATATTGTATTAACCCTGTTAAAAGCATTTTATATAGTTGCATTTTTTATGCACCTTAAATTCGAGAGAATAGGTTTGGCCCTGGCTATCATAGTACCTATACTATTTATTATTGGGTTGATATTAGTATTATCAAACGAAAGCCATTACTGGGTAGACCTGCGGGTATAA
- a CDS encoding amidohydrolase family protein, with protein sequence MLKIDSHQHFWVYNPVRDAWITDDMSVIQRDFLPGDLSPVYNEHEISGCVAVQADQSEAENGFLISQANSNNFIKGIVGWVNLKADNIEDRLQYYSTINIVKGFRHVLQAEPDDRYMLDRKFMQGIGLLDAYGFTYDILVKPNHLRYVKDFVVAFPNQCFVIDHIAKPYIKDKVIDGWREEISAIAAYPNVSCKISGMVTEANWTNWTVDDFTPYLDTVFNAFGASRVMFGSDWPVCNVAGEYKGVLNVAGSYVDKLSVNEQELFWAKNAIEFYGLSV encoded by the coding sequence ATGCTAAAAATTGATAGTCACCAGCATTTTTGGGTATATAACCCGGTAAGGGATGCCTGGATAACGGACGATATGAGCGTTATCCAAAGAGATTTTTTACCCGGTGATCTTTCGCCTGTTTATAACGAGCATGAAATAAGCGGATGTGTTGCGGTTCAAGCCGATCAATCAGAAGCAGAGAATGGTTTTTTGATTAGTCAGGCTAACAGCAATAATTTTATAAAAGGTATTGTGGGCTGGGTTAACCTTAAAGCAGATAACATCGAAGATCGGTTACAGTATTATAGCACTATTAATATTGTAAAAGGTTTCCGGCATGTGTTACAAGCCGAACCGGACGACAGGTATATGCTGGACCGGAAATTTATGCAAGGCATTGGTTTGCTAGATGCTTACGGCTTTACTTATGATATATTGGTAAAACCTAACCACTTGCGTTACGTTAAAGATTTTGTAGTTGCATTTCCCAACCAGTGTTTTGTGATAGACCATATAGCTAAGCCTTACATCAAGGATAAGGTAATTGATGGCTGGCGTGAAGAGATAAGCGCCATAGCGGCATATCCCAATGTAAGCTGCAAAATATCGGGCATGGTAACAGAGGCCAACTGGACAAACTGGACAGTTGATGATTTTACCCCCTACTTAGATACCGTATTTAATGCCTTTGGCGCAAGCCGTGTAATGTTTGGCTCCGATTGGCCGGTTTGTAATGTAGCGGGTGAATATAAAGGCGTTTTGAACGTAGCCGGAAGTTATGTCGATAAACTCAGCGTGAATGAGCAGGAACTATTTTGGGCCAAAAATGCTATTGAATTTTACGGATTATCAGTTTGA
- a CDS encoding altronate dehydratase, translated as MAADTKHTYLQIHPTDNVLVALTDLPAGYAINFNGDTFNLATNVEAKHKFTIAAYPQGTSIYMYGVLVGRASEDIAKGAAITVNNVKHASEDFKLGDRKTAWHAPSIAEEYKYRTFLGYHRADGSVGTGNYWLVIPLVFCENRNINVLKEALSAKLGFAEPRGYETEVDNLVEMYHAGKSVEEILNADLQLSPAANAPKKLFPNIDGIKFINHDMGCGGTRTDANALCGLLAGYITHPNVAGATVLSLGCQNAQAGILQTEIAKRDPKFSKPLVMLEQQKVGTETKLLHEALKQTFAGLIEANKQERKPAPLSKLCVGLECGGSDGFSGISANPALGYLSDILVSLGGSVILSEFPELCGVEQELSDRCVDEEQAMKFMNLMRTYNARAEQSGSGFYANPSPGNIKDGLITDAIKSAGAAKKGGTSPVTEVLDYPEKVTKPGLNLLCTPGSDVESTTAEVGSGANVVLFTTGLGTPTGNPIAPVIKVATNTKLYNKMPDIIDINCGTIIEGEQTIEQSAMAMLDYVIDVASGVKQPKAALSGHDDFIPWKRGVSL; from the coding sequence ATGGCTGCCGATACTAAACATACCTATTTACAAATTCATCCTACTGATAATGTGCTGGTGGCTTTAACCGACTTGCCTGCTGGCTACGCCATAAACTTTAATGGTGACACCTTTAATTTGGCTACCAACGTAGAGGCTAAGCATAAATTTACTATTGCAGCATATCCGCAAGGCACATCTATATACATGTATGGGGTTTTGGTTGGCCGCGCCAGCGAAGATATTGCCAAAGGAGCGGCTATTACCGTAAATAACGTGAAGCACGCTTCTGAGGATTTTAAATTAGGTGATCGTAAAACAGCCTGGCATGCCCCTTCTATAGCCGAGGAATATAAATACAGAACCTTTTTAGGTTATCATCGTGCTGATGGCTCGGTAGGTACCGGAAACTATTGGCTGGTAATACCATTGGTTTTTTGCGAAAACCGCAATATTAACGTGCTTAAAGAGGCACTATCAGCAAAGTTGGGCTTTGCCGAACCACGTGGTTACGAAACAGAGGTAGATAATTTGGTGGAAATGTACCATGCCGGTAAATCGGTTGAAGAAATACTAAATGCCGACCTGCAATTATCGCCCGCAGCCAATGCCCCCAAAAAATTGTTTCCCAATATCGACGGTATAAAATTTATTAATCATGATATGGGCTGCGGTGGTACCCGCACCGATGCTAACGCCCTTTGCGGCTTATTGGCAGGCTATATTACCCATCCAAATGTAGCAGGCGCTACAGTTTTGAGTTTGGGTTGCCAAAATGCGCAGGCAGGCATATTACAAACAGAAATAGCTAAACGCGACCCAAAATTTAGTAAGCCATTAGTAATGCTGGAGCAGCAAAAAGTAGGCACCGAAACCAAGCTTTTGCACGAGGCATTAAAACAAACATTTGCAGGGTTAATAGAAGCTAATAAACAGGAACGCAAGCCTGCGCCATTATCAAAATTGTGTGTTGGTTTAGAATGTGGAGGATCTGATGGGTTTTCGGGAATATCTGCAAACCCCGCGTTAGGTTATTTATCGGATATTTTGGTTAGTCTTGGCGGGAGTGTTATCCTGTCGGAGTTTCCGGAGTTATGTGGTGTGGAGCAGGAATTGAGTGATCGCTGTGTGGACGAAGAGCAGGCTATGAAATTTATGAACCTGATGCGTACCTATAATGCACGCGCCGAACAGTCAGGTTCAGGCTTTTACGCTAATCCATCACCGGGCAATATAAAAGACGGTTTGATAACCGATGCTATAAAATCTGCAGGGGCCGCAAAAAAAGGTGGTACATCGCCCGTAACCGAAGTTTTAGATTATCCTGAAAAGGTTACTAAACCCGGCCTTAACTTATTATGCACACCAGGCAGCGATGTAGAAAGCACAACGGCCGAGGTTGGCTCAGGCGCGAACGTGGTACTGTTTACAACGGGCTTGGGCACACCTACAGGTAACCCCATAGCACCGGTAATTAAGGTAGCCACCAATACCAAGTTGTATAACAAAATGCCCGATATTATAGATATTAACTGCGGTACCATTATAGAAGGCGAGCAAACCATAGAGCAATCGGCGATGGCGATGCTTGATTATGTGATTGATGTGGCAAGTGGGGTTAAACAACCCAAAGCTGCATTATCAGGTCATGATGATTTTATTCCCTGGAAAAGAGGGGTTTCTTTATAA
- a CDS encoding cytochrome oxidase subunit III has protein sequence MSTQVSPIDEVKSTPWSGGKSPFNVEYGKMMMWFFLLSDAFTFSSLLISYGALRFSSSSWPAPDKVFQSIPGIVDSGQPLVFVGLMTFILILSSVTMVLAVEAGHRMAKKEVIGWMIATVIGGFMFLGCQALEWNHLHHEGFWWGHIPDAEELKHLFTGGNEGTYGTYAQQFANLFFTITGFHGFHVFSGVIINIIITVNVLLGTYEKRGSYLMIEKVGLYWHFVDLVWVFVFTFFYLV, from the coding sequence ATGAGTACACAAGTATCACCAATTGATGAAGTAAAATCAACGCCATGGTCTGGAGGCAAATCGCCGTTTAATGTTGAGTATGGTAAAATGATGATGTGGTTTTTCCTCCTTTCGGATGCATTCACATTTTCATCATTACTTATCTCTTATGGCGCTTTACGTTTCAGCTCAAGCAGCTGGCCCGCGCCTGACAAAGTTTTCCAATCAATACCCGGCATAGTAGATAGCGGACAGCCGCTTGTGTTTGTGGGTTTAATGACGTTTATCCTGATCTTAAGTTCGGTTACGATGGTGTTAGCCGTAGAAGCAGGACATAGAATGGCCAAAAAAGAAGTTATTGGCTGGATGATAGCTACAGTTATAGGTGGCTTTATGTTTTTAGGCTGCCAGGCATTAGAGTGGAACCACTTGCACCATGAAGGTTTTTGGTGGGGACATATACCCGATGCCGAAGAACTAAAGCATTTGTTTACCGGCGGTAACGAAGGTACATATGGCACCTACGCCCAGCAGTTTGCAAACTTGTTTTTTACTATAACCGGTTTCCATGGTTTCCACGTATTTAGCGGTGTTATCATCAATATCATTATCACTGTTAATGTATTGTTAGGTACTTACGAAAAACGCGGAAGCTATTTAATGATCGAAAAAGTAGGCCTTTACTGGCACTTTGTAGATCTGGTTTGGGTATTCGTGTTTACCTTCTTTTATTTAGTTTAA
- a CDS encoding SCO family protein — protein MQKGYILKKIIILVLILALPGFLYYLLTAKGKNRYKPLPFYGPKEVAKTGHKFHGTYIPDTIYHKLSDFNLVDQDGRQVSFKNFDKKIFVASFFYTGCPTVCSEVNKNISDIDSVYAKNKMLYFLSITVDPEHDRPSVLKKYAAQFKPNSNWLFLTGDTSSVYNLARKGFLVDALKQNSDSFIYSDKLILVDAEKRIRGYYSGTSVTDMTRLNDEIKVLIAEELRKVDKALY, from the coding sequence ATGCAAAAAGGTTACATCCTGAAAAAGATTATAATCCTGGTATTGATATTAGCACTACCGGGATTTTTATATTATTTGCTAACCGCAAAAGGGAAAAACAGGTATAAGCCACTGCCTTTTTACGGGCCTAAAGAGGTTGCAAAAACCGGGCATAAGTTTCATGGTACTTATATACCCGATACTATATACCATAAACTGAGCGACTTTAATTTGGTTGACCAGGATGGCAGACAGGTATCATTTAAAAACTTTGATAAAAAGATATTTGTAGCAAGCTTTTTTTACACGGGCTGCCCAACTGTTTGTAGTGAAGTAAATAAAAATATCAGCGATATAGATAGCGTATACGCTAAAAATAAGATGCTGTATTTTTTATCAATAACGGTTGACCCTGAACATGACAGGCCCTCTGTATTAAAAAAGTACGCTGCTCAATTTAAGCCAAATAGCAACTGGCTTTTTTTAACAGGCGATACATCATCGGTTTATAACCTGGCACGCAAAGGGTTTTTGGTTGATGCGCTTAAACAGAATAGCGACAGTTTTATCTATAGCGATAAGCTGATACTTGTAGATGCCGAGAAACGTATAAGAGGGTATTATTCCGGAACATCTGTAACAGATATGACCCGCCTTAACGACGAAATAAAAGTATTAATTGCCGAAGAGTTACGAAAAGTAGATAAAGCCTTATATTAA
- a CDS encoding DUF420 domain-containing protein — protein sequence MNDKFIFRFVAAVSIFVFAVVVILNRKIIPAPAELPSFTHYLPLLNAVINGVCSMLLLTSLYFIKQGEIAIHKRINITAFCLSSLFLVSYILFHYLAPETRYGDTDGDGILSISEKIDAGTVRYIYYFILITHIILAAGVLPLILLSFYRGLQMQVEKHKKLVRWSFPIWLYVTVTGVIVYLMISPYYHF from the coding sequence ATGAACGATAAATTTATATTCCGCTTTGTTGCCGCCGTATCAATTTTTGTGTTTGCTGTAGTTGTTATCTTAAATCGTAAAATAATACCTGCTCCTGCCGAGCTGCCGTCATTTACTCACTACTTACCTTTGTTAAACGCAGTTATTAATGGGGTGTGTAGTATGTTGCTTTTAACATCGTTATATTTTATAAAGCAAGGCGAGATTGCCATACATAAGCGTATAAACATTACAGCATTTTGCCTGTCGTCATTGTTTTTGGTATCATACATACTGTTCCACTACCTGGCACCCGAAACCCGTTATGGCGATACCGACGGCGATGGCATATTATCTATAAGCGAGAAGATAGATGCAGGCACTGTTAGATACATTTATTACTTTATTTTAATTACCCACATTATATTGGCGGCGGGTGTTTTACCGTTAATATTATTGAGTTTTTACCGCGGTTTACAAATGCAGGTAGAGAAGCATAAAAAATTGGTAAGGTGGTCGTTCCCTATATGGTTATATGTAACAGTTACCGGAGTTATCGTATATTTGATGATATCGCCCTATTACCATTTTTAA
- a CDS encoding amino acid permease, producing MAETSLIRRLSLAQATAINMIDMVGIGPFITLPMVIGMMNGPWFLYAWLAGATLSFIDAMVWSELGAAFPMAGGSYNFLKETYGKTGFGKLMSFLFVWQTMIQAPLVIASAAIGFAAYFSYLMPISLWVAKMLSGGVVILIVILLYRKIESIGKISIVLWVCVMATMLWIIGGGIAHGNFLQPIRHINDGLTVNYAFVTAIGFASVKSIYSYLGYYNVCHLGGEIVNPDKNIPKSMFLSIAGIALLYLMMNVSVVSVIPWHVAKDSPFVISDFMKELAGPTAAKVVTCMVLLVAFSSVFSATLGYSRIPYAAATDGAFFKVFAKLHPKGNFPHISLLVLGAIAFVFSLLFKLSDVISAILAMRILIQFISQAVGLLILRKKRGETKFPYKMPLFPLPVYLAIVIWAGILVATGVKMFIGGLVTITLGIIVYFIKAKVNKEWPFSNKPHIGQTDNP from the coding sequence ATGGCTGAAACATCACTCATCAGGCGCCTTAGCCTGGCACAGGCAACCGCTATCAATATGATAGATATGGTGGGCATAGGCCCCTTTATTACCTTGCCTATGGTTATAGGAATGATGAATGGCCCCTGGTTTTTATATGCTTGGCTGGCTGGCGCAACACTATCCTTTATTGATGCGATGGTTTGGAGCGAACTTGGTGCAGCTTTCCCTATGGCAGGAGGATCATACAACTTTTTAAAAGAAACCTACGGCAAAACCGGCTTTGGTAAATTAATGAGCTTTTTGTTTGTATGGCAAACCATGATTCAGGCACCATTGGTCATCGCATCAGCAGCCATAGGCTTTGCCGCTTACTTTTCGTACTTGATGCCCATATCACTTTGGGTGGCTAAAATGCTGAGCGGTGGTGTTGTGATACTAATAGTAATATTGCTTTACCGCAAAATAGAATCGATAGGTAAAATAAGCATAGTGCTTTGGGTATGTGTAATGGCTACTATGCTATGGATAATAGGCGGCGGTATTGCACATGGCAACTTCCTGCAGCCCATAAGGCACATTAATGATGGGCTTACGGTTAACTATGCCTTTGTTACCGCTATTGGCTTTGCCAGCGTTAAAAGTATTTATAGTTATCTGGGCTACTATAATGTATGCCATTTAGGCGGCGAGATTGTTAATCCAGATAAAAACATACCAAAAAGTATGTTTTTATCAATTGCAGGTATTGCCCTTTTATATTTAATGATGAATGTGAGCGTGGTTAGTGTTATACCCTGGCATGTAGCTAAAGACAGTCCTTTTGTGATAAGCGATTTTATGAAAGAGCTGGCCGGGCCTACAGCCGCTAAAGTGGTTACCTGTATGGTGTTATTGGTAGCTTTCTCATCTGTATTTTCGGCTACGTTAGGTTATAGCCGTATACCATATGCTGCTGCTACAGATGGCGCTTTTTTTAAAGTATTCGCAAAACTGCATCCTAAGGGTAATTTCCCCCACATCTCCTTGTTGGTATTAGGGGCCATAGCATTTGTATTTAGCTTGTTGTTTAAGTTAAGTGATGTGATCAGCGCTATTTTGGCTATGCGGATATTGATACAGTTTATATCGCAGGCAGTGGGCTTATTAATATTGAGGAAGAAGAGAGGCGAGACTAAATTCCCATATAAAATGCCGTTGTTTCCGTTGCCTGTTTATTTAGCCATTGTTATTTGGGCGGGTATATTAGTAGCTACCGGAGTAAAAATGTTTATTGGGGGGCTGGTTACGATTACCTTAGGCATTATTGTATATTTTATTAAAGCAAAAGTGAACAAAGAGTGGCCGTTTAGTAACAAGCCACATATTGGTCAAACTGATAATCCGTAA
- a CDS encoding DUF2461 domain-containing protein: protein MIQPQTLDFLKELVENNNREWFQANKQKHDKARENVIELAADIIIKLHKVDPAVSPDLDPKKCVMRIYRDIRFSKNKTPYKNNFGISIPTMGPKLGGAEYYFQIQPGKSFIAGGYWMPEAEQLKKIRQEIDYNADELKKVIDEPSFIKLFGEFRKQDQLKTLPRDYSADNENIDLLKLKSFIAWHELKDKELFSKNVAQDIVTLCSRIYPINVFLRNALA from the coding sequence ATGATACAACCGCAAACGCTTGACTTTTTAAAAGAGCTTGTTGAAAATAACAACAGGGAATGGTTTCAGGCTAACAAACAAAAACATGATAAGGCACGCGAGAATGTAATTGAACTGGCTGCAGATATCATTATAAAACTACACAAGGTAGACCCAGCCGTTAGCCCCGACCTTGACCCGAAAAAATGCGTGATGCGCATATATCGCGATATCCGTTTCAGTAAAAATAAAACTCCGTACAAAAATAACTTTGGCATAAGTATACCTACTATGGGTCCGAAGCTTGGCGGTGCCGAATACTATTTTCAAATACAACCCGGGAAATCATTCATTGCCGGAGGTTACTGGATGCCCGAAGCCGAACAACTCAAAAAAATACGGCAAGAGATTGATTACAATGCCGACGAGTTAAAAAAGGTAATTGATGAACCATCGTTTATAAAACTGTTTGGTGAATTTAGAAAGCAAGATCAGCTTAAAACCCTGCCACGAGATTACAGCGCCGATAATGAAAACATCGACCTGCTGAAGCTTAAAAGCTTTATTGCGTGGCACGAGCTAAAGGATAAAGAATTATTTAGTAAAAATGTAGCGCAGGATATCGTAACCCTTTGCAGCAGGATATATCCTATAAATGTTTTTCTGCGCAACGCCCTGGCCTAA